The following coding sequences lie in one Eschrichtius robustus isolate mEscRob2 chromosome 10, mEscRob2.pri, whole genome shotgun sequence genomic window:
- the LINGO2 gene encoding leucine-rich repeat and immunoglobulin-like domain-containing nogo receptor-interacting protein 2, which produces MLHTALSCWQPFLGLAVVLIFMGSTIGCPARCECSAQNKSVSCHRRRLIAIPEGIPIETKILDLSKNRLKSVNPEEFISYPLLEEIDLSDNIIANVEPGAFNNLFNLRSLRLKGNRLKLVPLGVFTGLTNLTKLDISENKIVILLDYMFQDLHNLKSLEVGDNDLVYISHRAFSGLLSLEQLTLEKCNLTAVPTEALSHLRSLISLHLKHLNINNMPVYAFKRLFHLKHLEIDYWPLLDMMPANSLYGLNLTSLSITNTNLSTVPFLAFKHLVYLTHLNLSYNPISTIEAGMFSDLIRLQELHIVGAQLRTIEPHSFQGLRFLRVLNVSQNLLETLEENVFSSPRALEVLSINNNPLACDCRLLWILQRHPTLQFGGQQPMCAGPDTIRERSFKDFHSTALSFYFTCKKPKIREKKLQHLLVDEGQTVQLECNADGDPEPVISWVTPRRRFITTKSNGRATVLGDGTLEIRFAQDQDSGMYVCIASNAAGNDTFTASLTVKGFTSDRFLYANRTPMYMTDSNDTVSNGTNANTFSLDLKTILVSTAMGCFTFLGVVLFCFLLLFVWSRGKGKHKNSIDLEYVPRKSNGAVVEGEVSGPRRFNMKMI; this is translated from the coding sequence ATGCTTCACACGGCCTTATCATGTTGGCAGCCATTCCTGGGTCTGGCTGTGGTCTTAATCTTCATGGGATCCACCATTGGCTGCCCTGCTCGCTGCGAGTGCTCAGCCCAGAACAAATCTGTTAGCTGCCACCGAAGGAGATTGATCGCCATCCCAGAGGGCATTCCCATCGAGACCAAAATCTTGGACCTCAGCAAGAACAGGCTGAAAAGTGTCAACCCTGAAGAATTCATCTCATACCCTCTGCTGGAGGAGATAGACTTGAGTGACAACATCATCGCCAATGTGGAGCCAGGAGCATTTAACAACCTCTTCAACCTGCGTTCCCTCCGCCTGAAGGGCAATCGCCTGAAGTTGGTCCCTCTGGGGGTCTTCACGGGCCTCACCAACCTCACCAAGCTTGACATTAGTGAGAATAAGATTGTCATTTTACTGGACTACATGTTCCAGGATTTGCATAACCTGAAGTCTCTAGAAGTGGGGGATAATGATTTGGTTTATATATCACATAGGGCCTTCAGTGGGCTGCTTAGCTTGGAGCAGCTCACCCTGGAGAAATGCAACCTAACAGCGGTACCAACAGAAGCCCTCTCCCATCTCCGCAGCCTCATCAGCCTGCATCTGAAGCATCTCAATATCAACAACATGCCCGTGTATGCCTTTAAAAGACTGTTCCACCTGAAACATCTAGAGATTGACTATTGGCCTTTACTGGATATGATGCCTGCCAATAGCCTCTATGGTCTCAACCTCACATCCCTCTCAATCACCAACACCAACCTGTCCACTGTACCCTTCCTTGCCTTTAAACACCTGGTCTATCTGACCCACCTTAACCTCTCCTACAATCCCATCAGCACTATCGAAGCAGGCATGTTCTCGGACCTGATCCGCCTTCAGGAGCTTCATATAGTGGGGGCCCAGCTCCGCACCATTGAGCCTCACTCCTTCCAAGGGCTCCGCTTCCTTCGTGTGCTCAATGTGTCTCAGAACCTACTGGAAACTTTGGAAGAGAATGTCTTCTCCTCCCCTAGGGCTTTGGAGGTCCTGAGTATTAATAACAACCCACTGGCCTGTGACTGCCGCCTTCTCTGGATCCTGCAGCGTCACCCCACCCTGCAGTTCGGTGGCCAGCAGCCCATGTGTGCTGGCCCAGACACCATTCGTGAGAGGTCATTCAAGGATTTCCATAGCACTgccctttctttttactttacctGCAAAAAACCCAAAATCCGTGAAAAGAAGTTGCAGCATCTGCTAGTGGATGAGGGGCAGACGGTCCAGCTAGAATGCAATGCTGATGGAGACCCAGAGCCTGTGATTTCCTGGGTGACACCTCGAAGGCGTTTCATCACCACCAAGTCCAATGGAAGAGCCACTGTGTTGGGCGATGGCACCTTGGAAATCCGTTTTGCCCAGGATCAAGATAGCGGGATGTATGTTTGCATCGCTAGCAACGCCGCTGGGAATGACACCTTCACAGCCTCCTTAACTGTGAAAGGATTCACTTCAGACCGCTTCCTTTATGCAAACAGGACCCCTATGTACATGACCGACTCCAATGACACCGTTTCCAATGGCACCAATGCCAATACTTTTTCCCTGGACCTTAAAACAATACTGGTGTCTACAGCCATGGGCTGTTTCACATTCCTGGgagtggttttattttgttttctccttctttttgtGTGGAGCCGAGGGAAAGGCAAACACAAAAACAGCATTGACCTTGAGTATGTGCCCCGAAAAAGCAATGGTGCTGTTGTGGAAGGGGAGGTGTCTGGACCCAGGAGATTCAACATGAAAATGATTTGA